In Aedes albopictus strain Foshan chromosome 3, AalbF5, whole genome shotgun sequence, the following are encoded in one genomic region:
- the LOC134290412 gene encoding uncharacterized protein LOC134290412, producing MAKAKVAPLKAVSVPRLELMGALLGARLAKTVCEYHTIPIRRRVLWTDSLATLAWIQSPHCRYRQFVAFRVGEILTKTEADEWRWVPTKHNVADEATKWGKGPSTEVKSRWFQGPEFLYFPEEKWPIRESTRPLVADEELRPSLVHHVMTTKDIIRWENFSKWERLLRAIAYVHRFVTNCRQQHNKQQLVAGCLTKEELQKAELSLWRVTQAIAYPDEIAVLKQRLSNPKKEIEKTSPVYKLSPYLDEQGVMRMDSRIGTAPFISYDFKFPVILPRNHPSTLLLINWYHRRYLHANSETVHNEIRQRFHVSNLRTVVRQVAKNCQVCKISKVSPVTPKMAPLPDARLAATVRPFSYVGLDYFGPVQVKVGRSCVKRWIALFTCLTIRAVHLEIVHSLSTESCKMAVRRFVARRGSPVEIYSDNGTNFQGASRELRAEIEATSKQLQETFTNTNTKWLFNPPSAPHFGGSWERLVRSVKVALGALCPERNPTDETLITVIAEAESVVNSRPLTFIPLEHSAQEALTPNHFILLSSSGVVQPPKTIAESTKVTRTNWTMNRILVDRFWKRWVREYLPTIAKRTKWFDESDAVKVNDLVMVVNENLRNGWIRGRVMSIIPGCDGRVRQALVQTSGGVFRRPVSKLAVLQVQAEGNAEPTVDPEVRYGRGDVATSGSTDGTEGEPNHKAPRTSSHTN from the coding sequence ATGGCTAAAGCGAAGGTAGCACCACTGAAGGCCGTATCGGTACCAAGATTGGAGCTAATGGGTGCACTTCTAGGAGCAAGACTGGCAAAAACGGTCTGCGAGTACCACACGATTCCCATTCGACGTCGAGTACTATGGACCGATTCGTTAGCGACGTTAGCCTGGATCCAGTCGCCGCATTGCCGATATCGACAATTCGTCGCCTTTCGAGTGGGAGAGATTCTGACCAAGACCGAAGCTGATGAGTGGAGATGGGTTCCTACAAAGCATAATGTGGCCGACGAAGCGACTAAATGGGGAAAAGGACCCAGCACCGAAGTCAAGTCCCGTTGGTTCCAAGGGCCTGAATTTCTATACTTTCCGGAAGAAAAATGGCCGATCAGAGAGTCAACGAGGCCACTAGTAGCAGACGAAGAACTGCGGCCGAGTCTGGTGCATCATGTAATGACCACCAAGGATATTATTCGATGGGAGAACTTCTCGAAATGGGAACGTCTTCTGAGAGCAATCGCTTACGTACATCGCTTTGTCACAAACTGTCGTCAACAACATAACAAGCAGCAATTGGTCGCTGGATGTTTGACTAAGGAGGAACTACAGAAGGCAGAACTCAGCCTGTGGCGTGTTACTCAAGCAATCGCATACCCTGACGAGATAGCAGTTCTGAAGCAAAGGCTTTCAAACCCCAAGAAAGAAATCGAGAAGACGAGTCCAGTCTACAAATTATCCCCGTACCTTGATGAGCAGGGTGTGATGCGTATGGATAGCCGCATCGGAACGGCTCCTTTTATCAGCTACGATTTCAAATTTCCTGTTATACTACCTCGTAATCATCCATCAACATTGCTCCTGATCAACTGGTATCACCGACGGTATTTGCATGCTAATAGCGAGACGGTTCACAACGAGATTCGCCAGCGCTTTCACGTTTCGAATCTACGCACAGTAGTGCGACAAGTAGCAAAGAATTGTCAAGTTTGCAAAATTTCCAAGGTATCACCAGTTACTCCCAAGATGGCTCCTCTACCAGATGCGCGTCTTGCTGCCACTGTTCGCCCGTTTTCCTACGTGGGGCTCGACTACTTCGGGCCAGTTCAAGTAAAAGTGGGACGCAGCTGCGTGAAGCGGTGGATTGCACTCTTCACGTGTCTGACGATCAGAGCCGTCCATTTGGAGATAGTTCATTCACTATCTACGGAGTCTTGCAAGATGGCAGTACGACGATTTGTAGCCCGCCGCGGATCCCCCGTAGAAATCTACTCCGATAACGGCACCAACTTTCAGGGAGCAAGCCGAGAATTGCGAGCAGAAATCGAAGCTACCAGTAAACAACTGCAGGAGACGTTCACCAATACGAACACCAAGTGGCTGTTTAATCCACCATCGGCGCCACACTTCGGGGGATCCTGGGAGCGTCTGGTGAGGTCGGTTAAAGTAGCGCTAGGAGCTCTTTGTCCCGAACGAAACCCAACTGATGAAACCTTGATAACCGTTATTGCTGAAGCTGAATCCGTGGTTAATTCACGCCCGCTAACGTTTATTCCTCTGGAACATTCAGCGCAGGAAGCCCTAACACCAAACCACTTCATACTGCTGAGTTCTAGTGGGGTTGTCCAGCCTCCCAAAACGATAGCAGAGTCGACGAAGGTAACGCGAACGAATTGGACGATGAACCGGATTCTTGTTGATCGGTTTTGGAAACGCTGGGTGAGAGAGTAtctaccgactattgccaaacgGACCAAATGGTTCGATGAATCCGATGCGGTGAAAGTTAATGATCTGGTAATGGTAGTGAACGAGAATCTGCGTAACGGGTGGATCAGAGGTCGGGTCATGTCCATAATACCGGGCTGCGATGGCCGTGTCCGCCAAGCATTGGTGCAGACATCAGGTGGGGTTTTTCGGCGACCTGTGTCAAAGTTAGCAGTGCTACAAGTGCAAGCTGAAGGTAACGCAGAACCAACAGTGGATCCGGAAGTGCGTTACGGGCGGGGGGATGTTGCCACATCTGGCAGCACTGACGGTACGGAAGGCGAGCCGAACCACAAAGCCCCTCGTACATCTTCCCACACTAATTAG
- the LOC134291133 gene encoding uncharacterized protein LOC134291133 — protein sequence MLLKGPDMLIPLASVLCGFRQYSIAVSGDLKQMFHQFRIRPQDVHSQRFLYREHPSKPVTTFVMDVGSFGATCSPSQAQYIKNLNAKEHEAEFPEATDAIVKKHYVDDYLDSFDTEEKAIKVALDVKTVHARGGFEIRNWHSNSAALLDRVGNTKHQESKVINVGTENEAERVLGLIWMPNEDYLAFAADLKLDEVTPTKRNILRCVMSLFDSQGILSHVTVQGRMIIQDTWRSQVSWDEEVSDSIQTRWRKWIKLLEEVNKIRLPRPYFPGFSAADIGCVDLHIFTDASEEAYAATA from the coding sequence ATGCTTCTAAAGGGCCCAGACATGCTGATCCCTCTTGCTTCTGTACTTTGTGGGTTCCGACAGTACTCGATAGCGGTCTCAGGCGATCTTAAACAGATGTTTCACCAGTTTAGGATCCGACCTCAGGACGTACACAGCCAGCGGTTCCTCTATCGTGAACATCCATCCAAACCAGTTACAACATTTGTAATGGACGTAGGAAGCTTCGGTGCTACGTGCTCTCCCAGTCAAGCACAATACATTAAAAATCTTAATGCAAAGGAGCATGAAGCGGAGTTCCCGGAAGCTACAGACGCCATCGTCAAGAAGCACTACGTAGACGACTACCTTGATAGCTTCGACACAGAGGAAAAGGCAATCAAGGTGGCGTTAGATGTGAAGACTGTACACGCTCGCGGCGGATTCGAAATACGTAATTGGCATTCAAATTCTGCTGCGCTCCTCGATCGAGTCGGGAATACCAAGCACCAAGAATCGAAGGTGATCAACGTTGGAACTGAAAACGAGGCCGAGCGGGTTCTGGGCTTGATATGGATGCCGAATGAAGACTATTTAGCGTTCGCTGCTGATCTGAAGTTGGATGAAGTTACTCCCACGAAACGAAACATTCTACGGTGCGTTATGAGCTTGTTTGACTCTCAAGGTATTCTATCACACGTTACTGTTCAAGGACGGATGATTATTCAAGATACCTGGCGCAGTCAAGTCAGTTGGGATGAGGAAGTTAGCGATTCTATACAGACTCGGTGGCGCAAGTGGATTAAGTTGCTGGAGGAGGTGAACAAAATTAGACTTCCTCGACCCTATTTCCCTGGATTCTCTGCTGCGGATATTGGGTGTGTCGATCTACATATCTTTACGGACGCCAGCGAAGAGGCATACGCTGCCACGGCCTAA
- the LOC134290413 gene encoding uncharacterized protein LOC134290413: MPETDRNDCKVCRKSNNLDNMVFCPRCEEWFHYQCAGVNESVVDRSWVCGNCSILPPVDPPGQTSTPVSSIAIGPIPSSISQPASSVPSRISLPTIVPAPVDGQSILTEQARASLQWIQEQREILEREMEENYKQEMERKRLELKKLANEVMMGIIDTTKDGLANSLEDQPGAAAAGVSKVQNWMQQMVGEMKNLSVAQSFGRPEVPTTSVPMFDISSVPTTNLSVFDPTSSSTLHGVPDRSAVAPTTTYPSVHLSSAAFIQSQLSNSVNPSPVPTSSAPPATMVPPQLASGAQSEFDTFGRLATAPRGLASRVPNISGLGVNIPTNVVTACSVMPAVGSNYPGVSLCPATSGIGNTFSLSTRQPPNYIGPLPNERAPEVQSVAFPASRPGVALDGRMISSGQFFQQQPLPGLASNIGVAGGFPNVQNNTPVQPRLYDPVGQHLAPTQHQLMARQVMPKDLPSFRGDPEDWPLFYSAYVNSTTACGYTDVENLARLQRALQGRALEVVKSRLLLPACVPHVMNTLYMLFGRPELIIQTLLNKIRDVPPPRADRLDTLISFGMAVQNLCDHLEAAGQLAHLCNPTLLQELVEKLPAQQRLDWALYKRQFVAVDLRAFATYMSTLVAAASEVTVLADTKHLRPAKVGSAKEKNFLNAHSVPEPAKKEVKEEYIPMVLCLACNGAGHKVKDCAVFKKWGPESRWKTVQDHHLCRTCLGKHGRRPCKSQACCGIEGCQQRHHQLLHTQFQKQQQPAESKPKNPSKGPVEGVNAHHTEEKSTLFRILPVRLFWKGKSVETFAFLDDGSSMTLVEQSIADRLGINDGESLPLCLTWTSDVNRQVPNSQRVSLKISGAGKEEQYALIDTRTVGNLKLPMQSLKYEDLARQYTHLRGLPIRSYDSVVPGILIGSNNAGLIASSKLREGQLGDPIGAKTRLGWTIYGYAVDREIAPNFSFHICECHEAHKTDQELHDLVKHHFSLENVGVSASQTPESDEDRRARRILEETTKRTSQGFETGLLWRTDSVDLPNSYPMAMRRLECFERRMNKDPDLQVSVHRQIKESKEGLVSAIRSREKSEEAE, from the exons ATGCCGGAAACAGACCGGAATGACTGTAAGGTATGCCGTAAGTCAAATAACCTGGACAACATGGTGTTCTGCCCGCGGTGTGAGGAGTGGTTTCACTACCAGTGCGCTGGAGTCAACGAATCCGTTGTGGATCGAAGCTGGGTATGTGGGAATTGTTCGATTCTGCCACCAGTCGACCCGCCGGGACAAACGAGTACTCCGGTGAGTAGTATAGCCATCGGGCCAATCCCGTCCTCCATTAGCCAACCCGCGAGCAGCGTGCCGTCCAGAATTTCATTGCCAACCATAGTTCCCGCCCCAGTGGATGGACAATCAATTCTTACCGAGCAGGCTAGGGCGAGCCTCCAGTGGATCCAGGAGCAGCGAGAGATATTAGAGCGAGAAATGGAGGAGAATTACAAGCAGGAAATGGAGCGAAAACGCCTGGAATTGAAGAAGCTGGCAAATGAAGTGATGATGGGAATAATCGATACTACGAAGGATGGATTAGCCAACAGTTTGGAAGACCAGCCGGGGGCAGCGGCGGCAGGTGTCAGCAAAGTGCAGAACTGGATGCAACAAATGGTCGGCGAGATGAAGAACCTCTCGGTAGCCCAATCATTTGGAAGACCAGAGGTGCCAACGACGAGCGTGCCTATGTTCGACATCAGTTCTGTTCCGACAACCAATTTGAGTGTGTTTGATCCGACTTCGTCGTCAACGCTTCACGGAGTTCCGGACAGGTCAGCGGTTGCTCCTACGACAACGTATCCATCAGTTCATCTCAGTTCAGCAGCATTCATTCAGTCACAATTGAGTAACTCAGTGAATCCCTCTCCCGTTCCAACCTCTTCAGCTCCTCCAGCCACGATGGTACCGCCGCAATTAGCAAGTGGTGCACAGTCTGAGTTCGATACCTTCGGGAGACTGGCAACTGCACCCAGAGGACTGGCTAGTCGAGTGCCAAACATATCCGGGTTGGGAGTCAACATTCCAACGAATGTAGTGACAGCTTGTTCCGTGATGCCAGCAGTGGGCTCTAATTATCCGGGGGTTTCATTGTGTCCTGCTACTTCAGGGATAGGTAACACATTCTCACTCTCGACAAGACAGCCTCCCAATTATATTGGACCGCTGCCCAATGAGAGAGCTCCAGAGGTACAGTCTGTAGCTTTCCCAGCGTCTAGGCCAGGGGTGGCATTGGATGGGAGGATGATAAGCAGCGGACAATTTTTCCAACAACAACCACTACCGGGGCTTGCATCGAATATCGGAGTGGCCGGTGGATTTCCGAACGTACAAAATAACACTCCAGTACAGCCAAGGCTTTACGATCCTGTGGGACAGCATCTGGCTCCCACTCAACACCAATTGATGGCAAGACAGGTCATGCCCAAGGACCTCCCTTCTTTCAGGGGGGATCCTGAGGATTGGCCGCTCTTCTATAGCGCTTATGTTAACTCGACAACGGCGTGTGGCTATACCGATGTTGAAAACTTGGCCAGACTGCAACGAGCGTTACAGGGAAGGGCGTTGGAAGTTGTCAAAAGTCGTTTGCTGCTTCCAGCGTGTGTACCACACGTCATGAACACACTCTATATGCTGTTTGGGCGTCCTGAACTGATAATCCAGACATTGTTGAATAAAATTCGCGATGTCCCTCCGCCAAGAGCCGATCGATTAGATACCCTGATCTCCTTTGGGATGGCCGTTCAGAATTTGTGTGACCACTTGGAGGCGGCGGGGCAATTGGCTCACTTATGCAATCCGACTCTGCTACAGGAATTAGTGGAGAAGCTTCCAGCTCAACAGCGCTTGGATTGGGCACTGTATAAACGCCAGTTTGTTGCAGTTGACCTACGCGCGTTTGCCACCTATATGTCTACATTGGTAGCGGCGGCCTCGGAAGTCACGGTGCTTGCGGACACCAAACATTTGCGACCAGCCAAAGTGGGTTCAGCGAAAGAGAAGAATTTTCTTAACGCGCATTCAGTACCCGAGCCAGCGAAGAAGGAAGTTAAGGAGGAATACATCCCGATGGTCCTGTGCTTGGCGTGCAACGGCGCTGGCCATAAGGTCAAGGACTGTGCCGTCTTCAAGAAGTGGGGGCCTGAGAGCCGATGGAAGACAGTTCAAGACCATCATCTGTGTCGGACGTGCTTGGGGAAACATGGGCGTCGTCCGTGCAAATCGCAGGCGTGCTGTGGCATCGAAGGCTGTCAGCAGCGGCATCACCAGCTGCTGCACACACAGTTTCAGAAACAGCAACAACCAGCCGAATCAAAACCAAAGAATCCAAGCAAAGGCCCTGTGGAAGGTGTGAACGCTCATCATACAGAGGAGAAATCGACGCTGTTTCGAATCCTTCCAGTAAGACTGTTCTGGAAAGGTAAATCGGTGGAGACGTTCGCTTTCCTGGATGATGGATCGTCCATGACGCTAGTGGAGCAATCGATTGCGGATCGCTTGGGAATCAACGATGGGGAATCTCTACCTCTGTGTTTAACTTGGACCAGTGACGTGAACCGGCAGGTACCGAACTCCCAACGAGTTTCGCTGAAAATCTCGGGTGCAGGGAAAGAGGAACAATATGCTTTGATCGATACCCGAACCGTTGGTAATTTGAAGCTCCCAATGCAATCGTTGAAATATGAGGACCTGGCACGGCAGTACACCCACTTACGGGGATTGCCAATCAGAAGCTACGACTCAGTTGTACCAGGTATTCTGATCGGGTCCAATAACGCTGGCCTTATTGCATCATCGAAGCTGCGTGAGGGTCAATTGGGTGATCCAATAGGAGCCAAGACGCGTCTAGGCTGGACCATCTATGGATATGCAGTCGACCGCGAGATAGCACCAAACTTCAGCTTCCATATCTGTGAGTGCCACGAGGCACACAAGACGGATCAAGAGCTTCACGACCTGGTCAAACATCATTTCTCTCTCGAAAATGTGGGAGTGTCAGCAAGCCAAACTCCTGAGTCCGATGAAGACAGGCGTGCTCGCCGAATTTTGGAGGAGACGACGAAACGAACTTCACAAGGCTTTGAAACGGGTTTGCTGTGGCGAACCGATTCGGTGGATCTCCCGAACAGTTACCCCATGGCGATGCGCCGTCTGGAATGCTTTGAACGGAGAATGAACAAGGACCCGGATTTGCAAGTCAGCGTGCACCGTCAGATCAAAGA ATCCAAAGAAGGTTTGGTATCTGCCATTAGGAGTCGTGAAAAATCCGAAGAAGCCGAATAA